ATGCCGCGGGCATCGCGATGTATGTTGCCGAATCGATGCTGGCGGCCGGCGCTTCGTATTTTTTGGTAAGGGCGGGTACCCTGCTGCTGAAGGGGACAGGCCTTACCGCAATGAAAAGCCAGGATTTGGCCTGTGTAACCTTGTCGGCGGGAATTCTGGTGCTGGCGTTTTCCAGCATCACTCTGGGAGGCCTTTCTCTGGGGCATGTTCTGGCCGTACTCGGCATTCTGCTGGCGGCGCGCTACGGGGGAGTTACCGGGGGCAGCGTTACCGGAATCGGCGCGGGCGTTATTTTAAGCCTTTCCACCGCCGGGGTTAGCTATCTTTCGGGTGCATATGCTCTTGGCGGGCTGATGGCAGGCGTGTTTTCTCCGCTGGGGCGGCTCGTTTCCGCGTGTGCGTTTGTCATTTCGAACGCGGTGGCATCCTTGCAGGTCGGCAGCCGAGAATCGGTTATGACAGGTCTGTATGAAGTGATGGCCGCGAGCGTCATATATTTGGTCTGGCCCAAAGATGTGGGCAGCCGGCTTACCACTGTATTTGCCCGGCCGGCAGATCTGTTACATAGCGAGGGGCTGCGCCGCTCGGTGATCATGAAGTTGGATTATGCGTCGCAGGCTCTTGAGAGTATTTCGGATTCTGTGGAAGAAGTGTCACGCAGACTGGATAAGTTCAGCGCGCCGGACATCAACGCGGTTTACAATCGGGTCATTGACAATACCTGTGTTCGGTGCGGGCTGCGCGTTTACTGCTGGGAACGCAATTACGACGAAACCATGCGCGCGTTCGGTACTCTGACACAACTCCTGCGCAAAAACGGCAAAATAGCAAAAGATGATTTTCCGCAACAGTTTACCGACCACTGCAGCCATATGAGCGAGATCGTCGAAAACATCAACCGCCAATATGCGGAGTTTTTGACCCGCGAGGCGGCGGAGCGGCGTGTGGCGCAGATTCGCGGCGTTGTTGCCGATCAGTTCGACACCACCTCGCAGATGCTGAAAAATATGGCGGAGGAGCTGGAGCTGTTTGAGCGGTTCGATTTTACCGCCGCCCAGCGCGTCAGCGATGTGATGTCGCAGAGTGGCATTATCCCTATCGATGTCAGCTGCCGCGTGGACCGTTACGACCGCATGACGATCGAAGCCGAGGCCGCGCAGGTGGACAAGTCCCGTCTGAATAAGGCAGAGCTGACCCGGCATATTTCGCAGGCGTGCGGCCGTACCTTTGAAATGCCCTGCATCAGCTCGGCACAGGGAAAATGCAGAATGCAGATGAGCGAGCGCCCGGTGTACCGGGTGCAGAGCGGATTTTTCCAGCATGTAAGCGGAAACGGTCAGCTCTGCGGCGACAGTCAGGAATTCTTCCCCGACGGGAACGGCCGCCAGATCGCGATCATCAGCGATGGCATGGGGACCGGCGGCCGTGCGGCGGTGGACGGAGCAATGGCGGCTGGGATTATGGCAAAGCTTATCAAAGCCGGAATTGGATTTGACTGTGCGCTGAAAATTGTAAACTCGGCTCTTCTGGCCAAGTCTGGCGATGAATCACTCGCTACGCTCGATGTGGCCGCTGTCGATTTGTTTAATGGAAAAGTAGAGCTGATGAAAGCGGGGGCGACTGTCAGCATTCTGCGCAGGGATGGTCGAGCCGCCATTATTGATACACCCTCACTTCCTGTGGGAATTCTAACCGAAGCGAAATTTGCCAAAGAAACCGTGCGACTTTCCGCGGGTGATCTGCTGGTGCTGTTCTCAGACGGCGTAGTTGCCTCCGGCGACGACTGGGTGCGGGAAATGGTGACCGAATGGAAGGGCACGGTGCCGCAGGAGCTGGCGGAGCAGATCGTTTCTCAGGCGATCAAGCGCCGGGATGACGGGCACGACGACGACATTACCGTGCTGGTTCTCTCTTTAAATGAATTGAAAAAAGAACTCTGATCAATCCTTCATCTTTTGGAAGTGTGCGTATAGAGAAGTAATTTATCCTCAAATATGGCAACGAGAAACTCCGCTCAATCAAAACGATTGAGCGGAGTTTCTCGTTCTATTTTTATTCGCCGGTTATTCTGTAACCCCTTTATTCCGAAAGGTCTTTCAGATCATATGGGGTCTGCTGGTATACATAATAGTTCAGCCAGTTAGAAAACAGCAGGCTGGCTCCGCTTCTCCAGGTCAGCGGCGGCGTTTGGGAGGGATCGTTATCCGGAAAATAATGCTCCGGCAGATCAGGGTCAATGCCTTTATTCAGATCGCGAAAGTATTCGTTTGACAATGTTTCCCGGTCATATTCCGCATGGCCCGTCACAAAAAATTGTCGCCCGTTTTTGTTCGCGATGATATGTGCGCCCGCCTCATCGGAGTCGGAGAGGATCACCAGCTCGTCATGCTGTCTAATGTCCTCTCGGCGAACTTCCGTATTGCGGGAGTGCGGCGCGTAGTACACATCGTCAAATCCGCGGATCAGCGGATGCATGGGTGTCAACACACGGTGTTCAAAAATTCCAGAAAGTTTTTTTGGCAAGGTATATTTTGGAATCTGATAAAAATAATATAACGAAGCCTGAGCTCCCCAGCAGATTGTCAGGAGCGAATACACGTTTTTCCGGCTCCAGGCAAAAATATCGCAAAGCTCATTCCAATAATCCACATCTTCAAAGTCCATCAGTTCCACCGGCGCACCGGTAATGATCATTCCATCGAATTTATCATTTTTCAGTTCGTCAAATGTTTTATAAAAGGTATCGATGTGCGTGTAAGAGGTGTTTTTGGAAAAGTGGCTTGCCATATGCATCAGTTCAACATCCACCTGCAAGGGAGAGTTACCCAGCAAACGCAACAGCTGAGTTTCGGTTTCAATCTTGGTTGGCATCAGGTTCAGGATCACGATCTTCAGCGGACGAATATCCTGAGACATGGCGCGTTCATGAGTCATTATAAAGATGTTCTCAGATTCCAAGACTTCAATGGCCGGCAGTGATGTTTGAACTTTAATTGGCATAGCAAAAGCCTCCTTTTGTTAGAATGCTTTCCATTATAGCAAATCAGTCTCGATAGTTCAAGAATCGTTGCCGAAGGGAGTGTTCCAATTAAGAATTGAAAAAAAGTAAAAAAAAGTGAAAAAAACAGTTGACTTTGTTTTGTGAGCATGGTATTATAGCTAAGCCGTCGAGAGACGGGGACGAAAATTCGATAAGATGAACGAAAGTTTTCAAATTCGAAATTGCGTGTTCGTCAGTAATGACGAAAAAATGTCGAAAAAAAGAAAAGAAATGCTTGACAAGCGAAATTCGCTGTGATATAATACGAAGCATCTCTTCCGAAAAAATTCGACAGAGACAGGACCTTGAAAATTAAACAACGAGAAAGACAAGAAGGAACCCGTAATTTTTGAGAGAAAGCTTCTTGAAAAAGAAGTGAGTACTTCCGGATAAGAGTTCTCAGAACTCTATAAAAACTGAGAAACGCGAAAGCGTACTAATTGAGCAGATAAAATGCTCTAAAATAGATTAGATTGACTTCGGTCATTTTAATACAATATTTTAGAGAGTTTGATCCTGGCTCAGGACGAACGCTGGCGGCATGCCTAACACATGCAAGTCGAACGGAGTAAGAGAGAAGCTTGCTTAGCTCTTACTTAGTGGCGGACGGGTGAGTAACGCGTGAGTAACCTGCCTTTCAGAGGGGGATAACGTTCTGAAAAGAACGCTAATACCGCATAATATATCGGTGCTGCATGGTACTGATATCAAAGGAGCAATCCGCTGAAAGATGGACTCGCGTCCGATTAGCCAGTTGGCGGGGTAAAGGCCCACCAAAGCGACGATCGGTAGCCGGGTTGAGAGACTGAACGGCCACATTGGGACTGAGACACGGCCCAGACTCCTACGGGAGGCAGCAGTGGGGGATATTGCACAATGGAGGAAACTCTGATGCAGCAATGCCGCGTGAGGGAAGACGGTCTTCGGATTGTAAACCTCTGTCCTTGGTGAAGATAATGACGGTAGCCAAGGAGGAAGCTCCGGCTAACTACGTGCCAGCAGCCGCGGTAATACGTAGGGAGCAAGCGTTGTCCGGATTTACTGGGTGTAAAGGGTGCGTAGGCGGCTTTTTAAGTCGGGCGTGAAAGCTGTGGGCTTAACCCACAAATTGCGTTCGAAACTGGAAGGCTTGAGTGAAGTAGAGGTAGGCGGAATTCCCGGTGTAGCGGTGAAATGCGTAGAGATCGGGAGGAACACCAGTGGCGAAGGCGGCCTACTGGGCTTTAACTGACGCTGAGGCACGAAAGCATGGGTAGCAAACAGGATTAGATACCCTGGTAGTCCATGCCGTAAACGATGATTACTAGGTGTGGGGGGTCTGACCCCTTCCGTGCCGGAGTTAACACAATAAGTAATCCACCTGGGGAGTACGGCCGCAAGGTTGAAACTCAAAGGAATTGACGGGGGCCCGCACAAGCAGTGGAGTATGTGGTTTAATTCGAAGCAACGCGAAGAACCTTACCAGGTCTTGACATCCAACTAACGAGGCAGAGATGCATTAGGTGCCCTTCGGGGAAAGTTGAGACAGGTGGTGCATGGTTGTCGTCAGCTCGTGTCGTGAGATGTTGGGTTAAGTCCCGCAACGAGCGCAACCCTTGTGATTAGTTGCTACGAAAGAGCACTCTAATCAGACTGCCGTTGACAAAACGGAGGAAGGTGGGGACGACGTCAAATCATCATGCCCCTTATGACCTGGGCTACACACGTACTACAATGGTCGTTAACAGAGGGAAGCCAAGCCGCGAGGTGGAGCAAACCCCCAAAAACGATCTCAGTTCGGATTGTAGGCTGCAACCCGCCTACATGAAGTTGGAATTGCTAGTAATCGCGGATCAGCATGCCGCGGTGAATACGTTCCCGGGCCTTGTACACACCGCCCGTCACACCATGGGAGCCGGTAATACCCGAAGCCAATAGTCTAACCGCAAGGAGGACGTTGTCGAAGGTAGGATTGGCGACTGGGGTGAAGTCGTAACAAGGTAGCCGTATCGGAAGGTGCGGCTGGATCACCTCCTTTCTATGGAGACTTGATGGAGCTAAGGCTTCGTCAGACATCCAAGGTCAGGATTACGGAACCTAGTCTACTATCGTTGTTTAATTTTGAAGGCCCTGAAAAGGGACTTCAGGAAATGAAAGAAATCGAAACAGCAGAACGAAGCCTTAGTGTTCAATAGAATATGGGGGTGTAGCTCAGCTGGGAGAGCACCTGCTTTGCAAGCAGGGGGTCATCGGTTCGATTCCGTTCATCTCCACCACCAGGCTAAGCCTGGCACAAAAACGGGTGACAGAGGCAAGCGAGAAGCCGACGGCCTCTAGCCGAAGATATGGGCTCATAGCTCAGCTGGTTAGAGCACACGCCTGATAAGCGTGAGGTCGGTGGTTCGAGTCCACTTGAGCCCACCACCAAGCTACGCTTGGAAACAACTGCATAATGCAGGGCACAACGGCAGTTTGGTTGTGAACGCGACTGCGAGGAATTTTTCTCGGAATCGACGATCGCGACTAAAAAGTGCACGAGTGCACCGGACATTGAAAACTGAATAAAGAAAAGAAGCAGATAAAGCGAGAAAAATTGTTTTTTATCTAAATCTACAATTTACCAAACAATGCAGTTCTATCGAGTTCAGGACTGTATTGTATAGAACAAAGCAAGAACCAAGAATCACATGGTCAAGCTACAAAGAGCGCAAGGGGAATGCCTTGGCACTGAGAGCCGATGAAGGACGCGACTAACTGCGATAAGCTATGGGGAGCCGTAAGTGGGCATTGATCCATAGATTTCCGAATGGAGCAATCCGGCTGGAGTCATGTCCAGTCACTGCATGATGAATACATAGTCATGCAGGGGGAACCGCCTGAACTGAAACATCTAAGTAGGGCGAGGAAAAGACATCAACAGAGATTCCGCTAGTAGTGGCGAGCGAACGCGGAAGAGGCCAAACCGAGGGTAGCAATACCCTCGGGGTTCGGACAGCAACATGTACGACAAGAAATAGCAGAATGGCATGGGAAGGCCAACGAAACAGTGTGAGAGTCACGTATGCGAAATTTTGAGTCGGCTAGCTGTATCCAGAGTACCGCCGGACACGTGAAACCCGGTGGGAACATGGGGGGACCACCCTCCAAGCCTAAATACTACTCAGTGACCGATAGCGAAAAGTACTGTGAAGGAAAGGTGAAAAGAACCCCGGGAGGGGAGTGAAATAGAACCTGAAACCTTGTGCTTACAAGCACCGAGAGCCCGTCAATGGGTGATCGGGTACCTATTGTAGAATGGTCCGGCGAGTGAGTATAACTGGCAAGGTTAAGGACTTAAGGTCCGGAGCCGCAGCGAAAGCGAGTCTGAAACGGGCGCGTGAAGTCAGTTGTATTCGACCCGAAACCGGGTGACCTACCCATGTCCAGGTTGAAGTGGAGGTAAAACTCCATGGAGGACCGAACCGACTCCTGTTGAAATAGTAGCGGATGAGGTGTGGGTAGCGGAGAAATTCCAATCGAACCCGGAGATAGCTGGTTCTCTCCGAAATAGCTTTAGGGCTAGCCTCGTATTAGATTACTGGAGGTAAAGCACTGAATGGGCTAGGGGCCGAAAGGTTACTGAACCCTATCAAACTCAGAATGCCAGATAATTGATGTACGGGAGTCAGACAGTGTGAGATAAGTTTCATTGTCAAAAGGGAAAGAGCCCAGACCCACAGCTAAGGTCCCTAAATACGGTTAAGTGGAGAAGGATGTGGGGGTGCACAGACAACCAGGATGTTGGCTTAGAAGCAGCCATTCATTAAAAGAGTGCGTAATAGCTCACTGGTCGAGTGCCCCTGCGCCGAAAATTTAACGGGGCTAAATCGTATACCGAAGCTTGGGATAACACGTAAGTGTTATGGTAGGAGAGCGTTGTGTAAGGGGTGAAGTCAGAGCGGAAGCGCTGGTGGACTTTACACAAGTGAGAATGCCGGAATGAGTAGCGAGAAATATGTGAGAATCATATTGGCCGAAAGTCTAAGGTTTTTGGAGGAAGGTTCGTCCGCTCCAAGTAAGCCGGGAGCTAAGGTGAGGCCGAAAGGCGTAGCCGATGCACATACGGTGGATATTCCGTAGCCGCCAAAAGATTTAAGCAAGAGGACACCTTGAAAGGGCATAACCCAGGCGTTGGTTGACCTGGGCGTAAGGGACCGAAATTAGAGTAGGGAAGTATGCTTGGACGAGGGCGAGAAAAGTCTTGTGTATATCTAAGGCGCCCGTACCGCAAACCGACACAGGTAGACAGGAAGAGAATTCTAAGGCCAACGGGAGAAGGGTAGTTAAGGAACTCGGCAAATTGACCCCGTAACTTAGGGAAAAGGGGTGCCACAGCAATGTGGCCGCAGAGAATAGGCCCAGGCAACTGTTTAGCAAAAACACAGGTTTCTGCCAAATCGAAAGATGAAGTATAGGAGCTGACACCTGCCCGGTGCTGGAAGGTTAAGAGGAGATGTGCAAGCATTGAATTGAAGCCCCAGTAAACGGCGGCCGTAACTATAACGGTCCTAAGGTAGCGAAATTCCTTGTCGGGTAAGTTCCGACCCGCACGAATGGTGTAATGATCTGGGCACTGTCTCAATTACCCGCCCGGCGAAATTGTAGTACCGGTGAAGATGCCGGTTACCCGCGACAAGACGGAAAGACCCCATGGAGCTTTACTGCAGCTTAATATTGGGTTTTGATCATTTATGTACAGGATAGGCGGGAGACTAGGAAGCCGCGGCGCCAGCCGTGGTGGAGTCATCCTTGGGATACCGCTCTTAGATGGTTGAAATTCTAACCTGCGGCCGTGAATCCGGCCGGGGGACATTGTTAGGCGGGCAGTTTGACTGGGGCGGTCGCCTCCTAAAAGGTAACGGAGGCGCTCAAAGGTTAGCTCAGCACGGACGGAAACCGTGCCTCTGAGTGTAAACGCGTAAGCTAGCCTAACTGCGAGGATGACAATCCGAGCAGTAACGAAAGTTGGAGTTAGTGATCCGGCGGTATGAGAGTGGAATTGCCGTCGCTCAACGGATAAAAGCTACCCTGGGGATAACAGGCTGATCTCCCCCAAGAGTCCACATCGACGGGGAGGTTTGGCACCTCGATGTCGGCTCATCACATCCTGGGGCTGTATTCGGTCCCAAGGGTTCGGCTGTTCGCCGATTAAAGTGGTACGCGAGCTGGGTTCAGAACGTCGTGAGACAGTTCGGTCCCTATCTGTCGTGGGCGCAGGATATTTGAGGAGAGCTGTCCTTAGTACGAGAGGACCGGGATGGACGCACCTCTGGCGCACCAGTTGTCATGCCAATGGCACAGCTGGGCAACTAAGTGCGGATCGGATAAACGCTGAAAGCATCTAAGCGTGAAGCCGACTCCAAGATAAGATATCCCATAGCGTAAGCTAGTAAGACCCCTTGAAGACTACAAGGTTGATAGGCTGCGTGTGTAAGTGTAGTAATGCATTTAGCTTGGCAGTACTAATCGGTCGAGGGCTTGACCATTAATCTTGGTTAACGCCTTGCTCAATCGCTTTCTTCTGTTTCTTCTTTATTCAGTTTTCAGTGCCCGAAATGAGGGTACCAAAGATCGGCGAAGGGCTGCGAGCGCATCTGTTGCTGGAAACAGCGGCGAGAAGTTCAAGTTTTCGCTTGGCAAGCACCATTAGCTCAGTTGGTAGAGCACCTGACTCTTAATCAGGGTGTCCCGGGTTCGAATCCCTGATGGTGCACCACGAAGAATGAAGTCAGGCAGGGGTTCGAGGATCTCTGACCTCTGCACCTGGCTAAGGCTGAGATGTGGCCCGTTGGTCAAGCGGTTAAGACACCGGCCTCTCACGCCGGTAACGGGGGTTCGATTCCCCCACGGGTCACCAAAACAATCTTTGAAGTAGTCGTAAGAAACAGGAAACTGTTTTTACAAATATCCGACAGGAAGGCGAAAACCTCCTCTGCGGAACATAGTTGGTGTCGATGACGGTGAGGGTCCACCCGTTCCCATTCCGAACACGGAAGTTAAGCTCATCAGTGCCGAAGATACTTGGCTGGTAACGGCCCGGGACAATAGGATGACGCCAACATTGATATTCCTCAATAGCTCAGCCGGTAGAGCATGCGGCTGTTAACCGCAGGGTCGTTGGTTCGAGTCCAACTTGGGGAGCCAAAGAAAACCACCAGTAATACTGGTGGTTTTCTTGTTGTATCTCATTTTTGAGGCAGAATCTAAATGAAAGAAAAGAATGAGATTACTGTGAAATAGACGGAAGATTCCCTAGGTTATTGCTTTCCTGACCATCGGGCAAAGAGCGAAGATATTCACTGCCATTTCTCACGGCAACAGCAACTCCGCGGATTTCTCCTGCCTTAGCTAATTCTACGCCTTGCTGCTTAGAGATCAGCTGACCGTTTGAAAGCTGATAACCCTCAATACGACCGCTGTGCTTCACCAGCTGCGTAATAGACTGCGCATCGGGTTTCGGCGTAGGCGTAACGGCATTAATATTCATTGGTAAATTTCCGATAAACTGGTTTCCTTGGTTATCCATACGATCACTCCTTGCAATATAGTTTGTCGGAATTCCTTTCAAATATTACGCCACAAATGCTGTAAAGAATAAGATTGTTTTTATTTTAAATGAGGCTTTTGCTGCAGATACTCAAAAAATCATAGAGGACGATTTTTCTGTTTTAAAACAGAGCAATAATCAATGAATGTGCTGTTCATGAGTATTACGGTTCAATTTTTTGTGAAAGAGATGTCATCCTTTTAGAATCATGTTATAATAACCCTATTCGGCAAAAACAATATCAAATTTAAAGTATATTCTAAAGCGATTTATTTCGTTTGAGAAAGGCCTGATCTATTTTGCGGGAATTGACTAAATACTTAAAAAAATATCGAAAACAGGTCATTCTTGGCCCAATTTTTAAATTAATTGAAGCCATATTTGAACTGATTATTCCGATCGTAACAGCACAAATCATTGATGAAGGGGTTCACCGAGGTGACATCAGCTATATTTGGAAAATGGGTGGAGTAATGCTGCTGCTCGGTGTTGTCGGTTTATGCTCAACCTTAGTGTGCCAGAAAATGGCAGCAATGGCTTCTCAGGGCTTTGGAACTGTACTGCGCAGCGAATTGTTTCAGCATATCAACACGCTTTCCTATGCAGAGATTGACCGTTTCGGTACGCCTTCGTTGATTACCAGATTGACAAATGATGTTAATCAGCTTCAACTGGCGGTTGCAATGCTGATTCGCTTGGTAGTGCGCGCACCGTTTTTGGCGATAGGCGCTGTCGTTATGGCGATGACAATTGATGTTCCACTGGCATTGATTTTCGTGGTAGCGACACCACTCATCGGGCTGGCTCTCTATCTTGTAATGAGCCGATCCATCCCCTTTTTTAAGACCATTCAAAAAAAGCTGGATGTCATTTCTCGTTTATCGCGTGAAAGTTTGTCGGGCGTTAGGGTAATTCGTGCATTTTCCCGTCAAGATCAGGAGACGAAGCGCTTTACAAATGCAGCAGAGGAGCAGGCGGCCACAGCAATTCGGGTCGGAAAACTTTCCGCTCTGCTGAATCCGGTTACATTTGCTATTGTGAATTTTTCAATTCTGGCGATTGTATTGTTTGGCGGATACCGGGTGGATACTGGCGTCGTTTCACAGGGGCAGATTGTTGCTCTGATTAATTATATGAACCAAACTTTTCTTGCTCTTGTAGTAGTTGCAAACCTTGTGGTGATTTTTACGAAGGCATCCGCGTCGGCCTCTAGAGTCAATGAGGTTCTGAATACCGAGACCACTGTGAAGGAAAACCAGTCCTTCGCAGAGCTGCAGCAGCTCCCAGATGCACCGAAAGTGGAATTTCGCGATGTCAGCTTTTCCTATCATTTGCCCGGGGAATATGCTTTGCAGGATTGCAATCTTGCAATCCCAGCAGGGGAGACGGTGGGAATTATCGGCGGTACCGGTTCGGGAAAATCGACTCTGGTGAATCTGATTCCGCGTTTCTACGATGTCACCAAGGGACAAGTATTGCTTGACGGTGTGGATGTGCGGGAATATCCGTTTGCTGTTCTGCGTAGCCGGGTAGGAACTGTTCTGCAGCAATCCGAGCTGTTCACGGGGACCATCCGCAGCAATCTGCAATGGGGGAATGGGGTGGCCTCAGATGAGGAATTGTGGCAAGCCCTGAAAACCGCGCAGGC
Above is a window of Faecalispora anaeroviscerum DNA encoding:
- a CDS encoding SpoIIE family protein phosphatase, encoding MKEKAVVRQRLSVGELLETPVARKIMVQAACFAVGFACSRAIVFGRYAPFGVAAIAAVPFGGMWGMVLGVLLGYLLPSSALFPVRYVAALLAAAAIRWTLNDLVKLRMHPFFAPLISFAPVLMTGLAMAIVNGTDAAGIAMYVAESMLAAGASYFLVRAGTLLLKGTGLTAMKSQDLACVTLSAGILVLAFSSITLGGLSLGHVLAVLGILLAARYGGVTGGSVTGIGAGVILSLSTAGVSYLSGAYALGGLMAGVFSPLGRLVSACAFVISNAVASLQVGSRESVMTGLYEVMAASVIYLVWPKDVGSRLTTVFARPADLLHSEGLRRSVIMKLDYASQALESISDSVEEVSRRLDKFSAPDINAVYNRVIDNTCVRCGLRVYCWERNYDETMRAFGTLTQLLRKNGKIAKDDFPQQFTDHCSHMSEIVENINRQYAEFLTREAAERRVAQIRGVVADQFDTTSQMLKNMAEELELFERFDFTAAQRVSDVMSQSGIIPIDVSCRVDRYDRMTIEAEAAQVDKSRLNKAELTRHISQACGRTFEMPCISSAQGKCRMQMSERPVYRVQSGFFQHVSGNGQLCGDSQEFFPDGNGRQIAIISDGMGTGGRAAVDGAMAAGIMAKLIKAGIGFDCALKIVNSALLAKSGDESLATLDVAAVDLFNGKVELMKAGATVSILRRDGRAAIIDTPSLPVGILTEAKFAKETVRLSAGDLLVLFSDGVVASGDDWVREMVTEWKGTVPQELAEQIVSQAIKRRDDGHDDDITVLVLSLNELKKEL
- the metA gene encoding homoserine O-acetyltransferase MetA; translated protein: MPIKVQTSLPAIEVLESENIFIMTHERAMSQDIRPLKIVILNLMPTKIETETQLLRLLGNSPLQVDVELMHMASHFSKNTSYTHIDTFYKTFDELKNDKFDGMIITGAPVELMDFEDVDYWNELCDIFAWSRKNVYSLLTICWGAQASLYYFYQIPKYTLPKKLSGIFEHRVLTPMHPLIRGFDDVYYAPHSRNTEVRREDIRQHDELVILSDSDEAGAHIIANKNGRQFFVTGHAEYDRETLSNEYFRDLNKGIDPDLPEHYFPDNDPSQTPPLTWRSGASLLFSNWLNYYVYQQTPYDLKDLSE
- a CDS encoding DUF3892 domain-containing protein; the encoded protein is MDNQGNQFIGNLPMNINAVTPTPKPDAQSITQLVKHSGRIEGYQLSNGQLISKQQGVELAKAGEIRGVAVAVRNGSEYLRSLPDGQESNNLGNLPSISQ
- a CDS encoding ABC transporter ATP-binding protein, whose translation is MRELTKYLKKYRKQVILGPIFKLIEAIFELIIPIVTAQIIDEGVHRGDISYIWKMGGVMLLLGVVGLCSTLVCQKMAAMASQGFGTVLRSELFQHINTLSYAEIDRFGTPSLITRLTNDVNQLQLAVAMLIRLVVRAPFLAIGAVVMAMTIDVPLALIFVVATPLIGLALYLVMSRSIPFFKTIQKKLDVISRLSRESLSGVRVIRAFSRQDQETKRFTNAAEEQAATAIRVGKLSALLNPVTFAIVNFSILAIVLFGGYRVDTGVVSQGQIVALINYMNQTFLALVVVANLVVIFTKASASASRVNEVLNTETTVKENQSFAELQQLPDAPKVEFRDVSFSYHLPGEYALQDCNLAIPAGETVGIIGGTGSGKSTLVNLIPRFYDVTKGQVLLDGVDVREYPFAVLRSRVGTVLQQSELFTGTIRSNLQWGNGVASDEELWQALKTAQAEDFVRALPKGLSSPVSQGGKNYSGGQRQRLAIARTLAANPQVLILDDSSSALDFATDAALRHALKNDTAGMTVLIVSQRVSSIRHADRILVLDDGAVAGIGSHEELMQSCPVYQEICLSQMNREEVAK